A genomic stretch from Deltaproteobacteria bacterium includes:
- a CDS encoding anion permease translates to MYPEETSTPAANASLRVLVCMGAGMSVWLLAATALEPSAAKMAGILAAVILLWITESVPLAIPGIVGTAFAASIGIVPVRDAFGPLADRNLLLFIGSFLLAHAVEKHGLSQRIAYGALSLNIVGGSPRRVFWTISAVSFLLSAWVSNTATCAMMLPIAVGIITRIRAGKGTPAARDFAFALAFTCTFSASIGGLMTPVGTPPNLIGLAQLERVAGITVTFPHWFATVSPPAIAIWMLGMLVLERSFLKSPEKLELHPAYAREKFNELGPMGSGERWTLAMLLCTVSAWVIPPGIVATGIGGKEFGESLTRLLPEAFVPLLFTFPLFAAGSRRDSLGSRRPVLDARDFGSLDWNTIFLYGGGLCIGALIDKSGLASVISTGFTRLPISSPLLILLAGVTLAAVMSEFASNTASANIIAPILAVAAGAFDIPADHLMLAATAACTLGFLLPVSTPLNAMIYATGEVPLRRMIRYGLVMDIIGIVVLTAWFRLMM, encoded by the coding sequence ATGTACCCTGAAGAAACCAGCACTCCGGCGGCCAATGCGTCACTCCGGGTGCTGGTGTGCATGGGAGCCGGAATGTCCGTGTGGCTGCTGGCAGCCACTGCACTTGAGCCATCGGCTGCAAAAATGGCTGGGATCCTCGCTGCGGTCATTCTCCTGTGGATTACGGAATCGGTTCCGCTGGCCATCCCGGGAATCGTGGGAACCGCCTTCGCCGCCAGCATTGGCATCGTCCCGGTCCGCGATGCCTTTGGCCCTCTAGCCGACCGCAATCTCCTGCTTTTCATAGGCAGTTTTCTGTTGGCACATGCCGTCGAAAAGCACGGCCTTTCACAGCGCATCGCTTACGGAGCCCTCTCCCTGAACATTGTCGGCGGATCGCCACGCCGGGTGTTCTGGACGATTTCGGCAGTCAGTTTCCTGCTGTCAGCCTGGGTGTCGAATACCGCCACCTGCGCCATGATGCTGCCCATAGCGGTCGGGATCATCACCCGCATCCGGGCCGGCAAGGGAACCCCCGCCGCACGGGACTTCGCCTTCGCACTTGCATTTACCTGTACCTTCTCGGCCAGCATCGGCGGCCTCATGACCCCCGTCGGCACACCGCCAAACCTCATCGGGCTCGCCCAGCTCGAACGGGTCGCGGGGATCACTGTCACCTTTCCGCACTGGTTCGCCACGGTTTCGCCGCCCGCAATTGCCATCTGGATGCTCGGTATGCTTGTACTCGAACGGTCATTCCTGAAAAGCCCGGAAAAGCTGGAGTTGCACCCTGCGTATGCAAGGGAAAAGTTCAACGAACTGGGCCCGATGGGTTCCGGCGAGCGGTGGACGCTTGCCATGCTGCTCTGCACCGTCTCGGCTTGGGTGATTCCACCCGGGATTGTGGCCACAGGCATCGGCGGCAAGGAGTTCGGGGAGTCGCTTACGCGACTCCTGCCCGAGGCATTTGTCCCGCTTCTTTTCACATTTCCGCTGTTCGCAGCCGGCAGCCGGCGAGACAGCCTGGGTTCCAGGCGGCCGGTCCTCGACGCCCGGGATTTCGGCTCGCTCGACTGGAATACCATCTTCCTCTATGGCGGCGGCTTGTGTATCGGTGCGCTGATCGACAAAAGCGGACTCGCCAGTGTCATCAGCACCGGGTTTACCCGGCTGCCCATTTCGTCGCCCCTGCTCATTCTTCTCGCCGGAGTGACTCTCGCGGCCGTTATGAGCGAGTTCGCCTCAAATACCGCATCAGCCAATATCATCGCGCCGATACTTGCCGTTGCTGCTGGCGCGTTCGATATCCCGGCAGATCACCTGATGCTGGCCGCCACTGCCGCCTGCACCCTCGGTTTTCTGCTGCCGGTATCCACCCCGCTTAACGCAATGATCTATGCGACGGGGGAAGTCCCCTTGAGACGGATGATCAGGTACGGTCTCGTCATGGATATTATCGGCATCGTGGTACTGACCGCCTGGTTCCGGCTGATGATGTAA
- a CDS encoding acyl-CoA dehydrogenase family protein produces MHHPLLTPDHETFRQTARRFIEKEITPFAEEWDEAGWFPSEIFQKLGSQGFLGAHYPEKFGGSGLDFSYSLVLGEELGKAGLAGLSMAVAVHVGMASPPIYKFGSDYLKERYLPHVCAGTKIACLGISEPDAGSDVNGIRTFARKDGDDYVINGTKMWITNGVRSDFVLLVARTEQTDSHKGLTLFVVDKDSPGFTVSKQIKKVGMKCSDTAELVFDNVRVPKTHVVGEVGKGFYQIMWELQSERIIAAATSVGRMEKCFEYAIRYVKERKAFGRQVIDYQVTRHKLADMATKIETLKNFTYNVAQAWIKGEYPVKEISMIKLLCGTWGFEVADMALQMHGGNGYTMEYPIQRYWRDSRLTRIGGGTDEIMHEIISREILKEWE; encoded by the coding sequence ATGCACCACCCCCTGCTGACCCCCGACCATGAAACCTTCCGCCAGACAGCACGGCGATTCATCGAGAAGGAAATCACCCCCTTCGCCGAGGAGTGGGATGAGGCGGGCTGGTTCCCTTCTGAGATATTCCAGAAACTCGGTTCACAGGGGTTTCTCGGTGCCCATTATCCGGAAAAATTCGGCGGCTCTGGACTCGACTTCAGCTACTCCCTCGTGCTGGGAGAAGAGCTAGGAAAGGCAGGACTTGCAGGGCTCTCGATGGCTGTCGCTGTCCATGTCGGCATGGCAAGCCCACCGATCTACAAGTTCGGCTCCGACTATCTGAAAGAGAGATACCTTCCTCATGTTTGTGCCGGGACCAAGATAGCATGTCTGGGGATATCCGAACCGGACGCCGGTTCCGACGTGAATGGTATCCGGACCTTCGCCAGGAAGGACGGCGATGATTACGTCATCAACGGCACAAAAATGTGGATCACCAACGGAGTCCGGTCGGACTTTGTGCTGCTGGTAGCCCGTACCGAGCAGACGGACAGCCACAAGGGACTGACCCTGTTTGTCGTGGACAAGGACTCACCGGGGTTTACCGTATCAAAGCAGATCAAGAAGGTCGGGATGAAATGCTCCGACACGGCGGAACTGGTGTTCGATAACGTGCGCGTTCCCAAGACCCATGTCGTTGGCGAGGTCGGTAAGGGATTTTACCAGATCATGTGGGAACTCCAGTCCGAACGGATCATTGCCGCCGCGACATCGGTGGGCCGAATGGAAAAATGCTTTGAATACGCGATCCGGTACGTGAAAGAGCGGAAAGCCTTCGGCAGGCAAGTCATTGACTACCAGGTGACACGCCACAAGCTCGCCGACATGGCGACGAAGATCGAAACGCTGAAGAACTTCACCTACAACGTTGCACAGGCATGGATAAAGGGAGAATATCCCGTCAAGGAGATATCCATGATCAAGCTGCTGTGCGGGACGTGGGGCTTCGAAGTCGCCGACATGGCCCTGCAGATGCATGGGGGAAATGGTTATACGATGGAATACCCAATCCAGCGTTACTGGCGGGATTCACGCCTCACGCGAATCGGCGGCGGTACCGACGAGATCATGCACGAGATCATTTCCCG